In Aliarcobacter faecis, a genomic segment contains:
- a CDS encoding L,D-transpeptidase, whose amino-acid sequence MFRVLLLVLLMVSQLFSKESKESLIKIDEFIEKFSKIKVFDEDKFVEDFSKIGTKIIDKYTPKLSTFKKVDNILSETGSYDKIIIDVDSSTNILSVNAKVDDKLKLLKSYKVSTARKDIKKPLGVGEITSITLNPVWYPTADTIESFRKKGIILPKVVKGGDKLNYMGSAKINLSHKVDGKDTFRIHGTLSEKTIGSYESSGCIRMKNSEVVELVGLLKEFIEFKSMEDIKVVLK is encoded by the coding sequence TTGTTTAGAGTTTTGTTATTAGTTTTACTTATGGTTTCTCAACTATTTTCAAAAGAGAGTAAAGAGTCTTTAATTAAAATTGATGAGTTTATAGAAAAATTTTCTAAAATAAAAGTTTTTGATGAAGATAAATTTGTAGAAGATTTCTCAAAAATAGGGACAAAAATAATAGATAAATATACTCCAAAACTATCAACATTTAAAAAAGTTGATAATATTTTAAGTGAAACAGGCTCTTATGATAAGATAATAATTGATGTTGATTCATCAACAAATATTTTAAGTGTAAATGCAAAAGTTGATGATAAATTAAAACTTTTAAAAAGTTATAAAGTTTCAACTGCTAGAAAAGATATTAAAAAGCCTTTAGGAGTTGGCGAAATCACATCAATTACTCTAAATCCTGTTTGGTATCCAACAGCTGATACTATAGAGAGTTTTAGAAAAAAAGGGATAATTTTACCAAAAGTTGTAAAAGGTGGAGATAAACTAAACTATATGGGAAGTGCAAAGATAAATTTAAGTCATAAAGTTGATGGGAAAGATACCTTTAGAATACATGGAACTTTAAGTGAGAAAACTATTGGAAGTTATGAATCAAGTGGTTGTATTAGGATGAAAAATAGTGAAGTTGTTGAACTTGTAGGGCTTTTAAAGGAGTTTATCGAGTTTAAAAGTATGGAAGATATAAAAGTTGTATTAAAATAG